A genomic stretch from Scatophagus argus isolate fScaArg1 chromosome 19, fScaArg1.pri, whole genome shotgun sequence includes:
- the ost4 gene encoding dolichyl-diphosphooligosaccharide--protein glycosyltransferase subunit 4, producing the protein MVTDVQLAIFANMLGVSLFLLVVLYHYVAVNNPKKQE; encoded by the coding sequence ATGGTGACAGACGTGCAGCTGGCCATATTTGCCAACATGCTTGGTGTGTCGTTGTTCCTGCTGGTTGTGTTATATCACTATGTTGCTGTCAATAACCCCAAGAAGCAGGAGTAG
- the selenoi gene encoding ethanolaminephosphotransferase 1 produces the protein MVLYEYVTQEQLAGFDKYKYSAVDSNPLSIYIMHPFWNFVVKFLPTWLAPNLITFTGFMFLVLNFLMLAFYDFDFTASTAGHDHVPSWVWVAAGIFNFLAYTLDGVDGKQARRTNSSTPLGELFDHGLDSWACIFFVATVYSIFGRGESGVGVATLYYILWVVLFSFILSHWEKYNTGILFLPWGYDISQVTISLVYLVTAVVGVETWYQPILWHFLYRDLFTFMIIVCSFTVTLPMSLFNVLKAYRNNTLKHSSLYEALLPFLSPVLLFVLSTTWVVYSPSNILELQPRIFYLMVGTAFANVTCKLIVCQMSNTRCQALSWLLLPMTLVVLLAVSGVLTNEVLLLYLWTAAVVLAHIHYGVSVVQQLSSHFNILAFSLKKPNSDUQEEERIGLKEAEV, from the exons ATGGTTCTTTACGAGTATGTCACTCAGGAGCAGCTTGCGGGCTTCGACAAATACAAG TACAGCGCGGTGGACTCGAATCCCCTGTCTATCTACATCATGCACCCATTCTGGAACTTTGTGGTGAAG TTTCTACCAACGTGGTTGGCTCCAAACCTCATTACATTTACGGGCTTCATGTTCCTTGTGTTGAATTTCCTCATGCTGGCCTTCTACGACTTTGACTTCACTGCCTCTA CTGCAGGACACGACCACGTGCCTAGTTGGGTGTGGGTCGCCGCGGGGATCTTCAACTTCTTGGCCTATACACTCG ATGGTGTTGATGGTAAACAGGCTCGTCGCACCAACTCCTCCACACCACTAGGGGAGCTGTTTGACCATGGCCTGGACAGTTGGGCCTGCATCTTCTTTGTGGCCACTGTCTACTCCATATTTGGGCGTGGGGAAAGTGGCGTAGGCGTTGCCACACTCTATTACATCCTGTGGGTGGTGCTCTTCTCATTCATTCTGTCTCACTGGGAGAAATATAACACTGGCATCTTGTTTTTGCCCTGGGGATACGATATCAGCCAAGtg ACCATCTCCCTCGTTTACTTGGTCACTGCTGTGGTCGGCGTAGAAACATGGTACCAGCCAATCCTGTGGCACTTCCTCTACAGAGACCTTTTCACCTTCATGATTATCG TCTGTTCCTTCACCGTGACCTTACCCATGAGCCTCTTCAATGTGCTGAA AGCTTACCGAAATAACACTCTGAAGCACAGCAGCCTATATGAGGCCCTCCTCCCCTTCTTGTCCCCTgtcctcctttttgttttgtccacaacTTGGGTAGTCTACTCTCCATCCAACATCCTCGAGCTGCAGCCCAGGATCTTCTACCTCATGGTGGGGACAGCCTTCGCTAATGTCACG TGTAAGCTGATTGTGTGTCAGATGAGTAACACACGTTGCCAGGCACTtagctggctgctgctgcccaTGACGCTGGTGGTGTTGTTAGCGGTGAGCGGTGTGCTCACCAACGAGGTCCTGCTGCTGTATCTGTGGACAGCTGCTGTCGTACTAGCACACATACACTATGGCGTGTCCGTG GTACAACAGCTCAGCAGCCACTTCAACATCCTTGCCTTCTCCCTGAAAAAGCCTAACAGtgactgacaggaggaggaacgTATCGGCTTGAAAGAAGCAGAGGTTTAG
- the LOC124050856 gene encoding hormonally up-regulated neu tumor-associated kinase homolog, giving the protein MPAAAVKPAPEDMVVEGGGEGECGVSQWEATGLGRERLPLPSLKVPRELLRSFPHSKRVGSYLVGKMINKGSFAKVMEGLHIGTGEKVAIKVIDKKKARQDSYVLKNMKREPRIHQMIRHPHVVVLLETLETENSYYMAMELCAGGDLMDRICERKRLEEREVRRYTRQILSAVEHLHKHGIVHRDLKIENFLLDEHNNIKIVDFGLSNTLKAESLSLELLNTQCGSPAYAAPELLAHRKYGPKVDVWSVGVSMFAMLTGTLPFTVEPFNIKQLHQKMVNGEISSIPSDVSKGAAAFVLSLLEPDPAKRPSVRAAMEERWINEGYAKKPLHTLSHKNRLCPEDLNSSVLAHMTETLGYPLSEIIHTLTNNRPSAIMAYYHLLLNKLSRTQKGAKTSKKLESNDWSLPSKTTWRERNNTDSKTQEQNEPTNERSSKQSSRPLRTQQTTECQNNRKRPEDLHRMDHREDAENRPPSPSLPQLPHSASPSMPPHLASPSHARLSAEDGATDEEIAITLDTRETLFPEVSVFGDRELIHLSPPKSSASQLCDSAPCQVPLPAEPIRDSSTSRPVRHTHLLRTTQSDGAADPGSDCFHEIRHQDDHSHHLSIHERLEKLQTFYSSEKNGISPRMLLEADTHTTHPSERDHLGTVERTQTSPSAPLPRLRNVGLKDGRGRKMTWVGMTQTGPPGLLVNGSKPPAFPSQRQHTLVIKSLRQERGKRRDLSAGGGGGGERGMAGGGMNGSKRNSVQLRSSLQRRVADLNLPLLPAALQGKTDRKNQLHSMDY; this is encoded by the exons atgccagctgcagcagtgaagcCTGCTCCGGAGGACatggtggtggagggagggggcGAAGGAGAGTGCGGCGTGTCCCAGTGGGAAGCCACGGGGCTGGGCAGGGAGCGGCTGCCTCTGCCCTCTCTGAAGGTCCCCAGGGAGCTGCTGCGGAGCTTCCCCCACTCCAAACGGGTGGGGTCCTATCTGGTGGGAAAAATGATCAACAAGGGGTCGTTTGCCAAGGTGATGGAGGGTCTACACATCGGCACGGGGGAAAAG gtGGCCATTAAGGTGATTGACAAAAAGAAAGCGCGGCAGGACTCATACGTGCTGAAGAACATGAAGAGAGAGCCTCGAATTCATCAGATGATCCGACATCCACACGTCGTAGTGCTGCTAGAG ACTCTGGAGACAGAGAACAGCTACTACATGGCCATGGAGCTCTGTGCAGGGGGAGACCTGATGGACAGGATCTGTGAGAGGAagaggctggaggagagggaggtgcGGCGCTACACTCGTCAGATCCTGTCTGCGGTGGAACACCTGCACAAGCACGGCATAGTACACAG agatttaaagattgAAAACTTCCTGCTGGATGAGCACAACAACATAAAGATTGTGG ACTTTGGCCTGAGCAACACTTTGAAGGCAGAGTCTTTGTCCCTGGAGCTCCTCAACACCCAGTGTGGAAGTCCCGCCTACGCAGCCCCCGAGCTGCTCGCTCACAGGAAGTATGGACCCAAAGTGGATGTCTGGTCCGT aggtgtgAGTATGTTTGCCATGCTGACAGGGACTCTGCCCTTCACTGTTGAGCCTTTCAACATCAAACAGCTGCACCAGAAAATGGTCAACGGAGAGATCAGCAGCATCCCAAGTGATGTCAGCAAAG GTGCAGCGGCATTTGTGTTGTCTCTCCTGGAGCCAGACCCAGCTAAGAGACCCAGTGTTAGAGCTGCAATGGAGGAACGATGGATCAACGAGGGATATGCCAAGAAACCgctacacacactctctcataaAAACAG GTTGTGTCCAGAGGATCTCAACTCATCTGTGCTGGCACACATGACAGAGACTCTGGGCTACCCCCTCTCTgaaatcatacacacactcaccaacaACCGACCCTCCGCCATCATGGCCTACTATCACCTGCTGCTCAACAAGCTCAGCAGGACCCAGAAAGGAGCCAAGACCAGCAAG AAGCTAGAGAGCAATGACTGGAGTCTTCCCAGCAAGACTACATGGAGAGAAAGGAATAACACTGACTCAAAGACTCAGGAACAG aatGAACCGACCAACGAAAGAAGCTCAAAGCAGTCCAGCAGGCCTCTGAGAACCCAGCAGACAACTGAATGTCAGAACAACAGGAAAAGACCGGAGGATCTGCACAGAATGGACCACCGAGAGGATGCAGAGAACCGTCCACCCTCTCCATCTCTACCACAGCTTCCTCACTCTGCCTCCCCCTCAATGCCTCCTCACCTTGCCTCTCCCTCCCACGCCCGTCTGTCTGCAGAGGATGGGGCTACTGATGAGGAGATTGCCATCACCTTGGACACCAGAGAGACGCTGTTTCCTGAAG TGTCTGTGTTCGGAGACAGGGAACTCATCCATCTTTCACCTCCTAAAAGCTCTGCATCTCAACTCTGTGACTCCGCCCCTTGCCAAGTTCCCTTACCTGCTGAACCaatcagagacagcagcacgTCTAGACCAGTAcgacacacacatctgctcaGGACAACTCAATCAGACGGGGCAGCAGACCCTGGGTCAGACTGCTTCCATGAGATCCGCCACCAGGACGACCACTCTCACCACCTGAGCATCCACGAGCGTCTGGAAAAGCTGCAGACATTTTATTCCTCAGAAAAAAACGGTATATCTCCCAGGATGCTCCTGGAAgccgacacacacaccactcaccCCTCAGAGAGAGACCACCTGGGCACTGTGGAGAGGACACAGACGTCACCTTCTGCCCCACTTCCTCGCCTACGTAACGTGGGGCTAAAAGACGGACGAGGCAGGAAGATGACATGGGTAGGGATGACCCAAACTGGCCCCCCAGGACTCTTGGTGAATGGGTCTAAACCTCCTGCCTTCCCCTCACAGAGACAACATACTTTGGTCATTAAGAGCCTCAGGCAGGAGAGGGGCAAAAGAAGAGATCtgtcagcaggaggaggaggaggaggagagagagggatggcaggaggaggaatgaATGGATCAAAGAGGAACTCAGTTCAGTTACGTTCATCTCTTCAGCGTCGAGTGGCAGACCTGAATCTGCCACTGCTTCCCGCAGCCCTGCAggggaagacagacaggaagaaccAGCTACACAGTATGGACTACTAA